ACCTGAGGAATTTTTAAAGATTTAAATATTCTGGCGCCGAGAACTCCAAAAATCAAAGTAATGGCTACAATCAATATAGTATTCGGGCCCATATAATTGATCCTTTCAGGGGAGAATTTAAGACCAACTCCTAAAAATTGCTTTAAAAATAAATATAATGCTTAATTCGTTAAAAATCAAGATCATGTAGTGATTGACCTGGCACCCCCCGAAAATTTAAGGGAATTGTATTGCATGTTTTTATCCCGGCATTAGAAAAATCTCCGGCTCGGAAATGGGAACGAAGCAGCGTTAAAAAAGTTCGGCTGTCTGAATCCCGATTCTCTATAAGAAAAAACTATAATAATCAGAATCGGGTGAGTTTTTGCCTTTCAGAGAGTTTTTTGACATTTCTATGAAATTTTCGGCAGCCGGCGTTTTTTGGGGGTTGTTGACTCCCAATTCCATCGGGACGAGCATGACAAAATTGAGTGTTTTTTCTCCTCCCCTGCTAAAATCAAAAAAGGCTGAAACTTATTTTCAGCCCTTCTTGCTCCGGAGGAGGGACTTGAACCCCCAACCTAGTGGTTAACAGCCACCCGCTCTACCATTGAGCCACTCCGGAATATATTTTGAGATAGAGAATATACAATAATTTAATTAAATGTCAAGGCTTTTTTCCTCGTTCTGGCACCCCAGCATTGACCGCGTTGACTTATATAAGAGAATTTATAACTACCCGATTATTTTGATAGTTTTGAGGAATATTTGTGTTGCAATGAATCTTCCATACTCTAAAAGGCTTAAAAGTAGAGTTCTTCTGACAATTGTATAAAATTCAAACATAGGATTTAGTATATTAAAGTATGGACAATAAAAAACTATACAAACACATATTAAACATTGTTTCTCCCTGGGAAATAAAACAAATAAAACTATAAATGGATCAAGGTCACATAGACATTTATCTTATTTGCAGGATGAGGAGGCACTACAGGTAAGGTTCCAGTAAAGAATTAAAATTAATGGAATCAGGTTGAAAAATATACGCGTTTCTGTAATCCATGCAAATACTAAATTAGACAACAACATAAAAACAATCAACAAAGAATATTTTAAAATATCTTGTGAACGTAATTTCAGATTACTGTATATGATAAACCAAATTAAACAAAACAAAAAAATATTAACAATAATGTCTGTCCCAAAAAAATTATCCCAAATAATTGAATGTATATTTTCTGACAGATGCAAATGATTGCCTATTATAGAATGTTCTGCATCAATCCCGACTTCCTTAAGCATAGATGTTTTAAAAAATACATCTCTTATCAATTTAGTAAAAATTATTCCACTTAACAGTAACCCTACACCTGTTAAAGATCTGAAGAGACGGAACTTAACAAATGGAAATCGCAATTGGAAAATACATGCATCCATTATTAGCCAAATGGGAATAAACAAAGCAGATTCCCTGTTAAATAGAGATATTATAAAAAGGATTATAAAATGTATTAATGGTTTTTTTTGATAAATCAGCCATGCGAGATATGTGAAAATAACAATATCGAGATAATCGTATAATAGAATGTATCTATCGTCCTGAAAAATTAAAAACAAACCACTCATCACTAATGAATATTTTAATCCTATACGTCTTTCCCCCGAAATATTAACCATAACACCATACATGAGAAAATTTTGAAAAATAATTAATATGAAAATAAATATTTTTGAGGCTTCTTTAATAGATATATTACAGCACACTGAAATCAACTTGGCTAAAAAGGGCACTAATAAACGATTTTGGAATACACGCCAGGGAGGTGTTCCATGTAAAATGCCTTCATCAATATGCAACATAAATTTAAAATTCCAATGATTCAAATGAATCATCTGAATAAACCGCATTTCAATAATTGCTGCAATTATTAAAATAACATAAATTATCAACGTCTCTCTTTTCCTGCAAAACCTAACAATCTTATCCATAAATGACTCAAGAACATTCAATGAGGATTCTTGAGAGTGTTCTGTCTGTTCCATTCTGAAATCCCATCCATTAAGTTTTCAACTTGTAGTATAACCACTTTCTACAGTAAGGACCGCACCTGTATTCCACTTTGAGTGTTTTGCCAAAAGGGAGACAGTACTGTTGGCAATATCTTCCAATTCACCAAGTCCAAAACGGTGCATGTCTTCAATAATAGCTTTTGTATTAGCAGGAATTGTGTTAAAAAGCTCTTCAGGCATACGCATTCCTTAAACATGTTAGTTTCAATAACATTGACAAAAAAATCAGTTACAGTTTTCAGGAGTCATATTTCTGAACAGCATTGTAATTTCAATTCCTGAACAATTGACAAATCTGTAAATTTTACTACAGTTATCAACTTACTTATAAAAAATTACTTTAAATTTTTCATACTATGTTATGCCATGCGAAATGAGTTGATGATTACCTGGTCGCATTATTTCCAATGTCTCTTGCAATATGAACAATATCAGCTCCGGCTCTGATGACTATTACTGCACGAATCCTGCCAATACCAGACGAAGAGCCCGTTATAAGAATCGTGCTGTCGGACATATCATATAATCTACTTTCGAAATCAGTTGAATTCGTCTTCACCGATCATCTTCATCAGACTTCTTACATTTGAGATGGATAATCACCGCTGTCCGGTTAAGCATATAAAATAATTTAAAAAAAAAGACCCGAATAACCTCGGAATTTGTTACATTGTTATAGCCGTAACACAATAACAAAACAGGAGGTTAAAGGGTCATGGCATATAATAATACAATTTTTCGACAAATACTACAATTAATTTCACGACTTGAATTCCAGAATGTTGATAATCGCCTAAATGCGATTACCAAATTAGAAAACTGAACTGCTGGACTCAGTTTGTTCATTTATTTTTTGCCCAACTTAGCGGTCGTAACTCTTTACGAAATACAATTCAAGGCAATAAGATATAATTAATTACAAAAATGGAAACAAATGCCGCATATAAAGTAGCCGGTAGTAAAAAAATCAATGACAAATCAGATGTCCTGTCTGATAAAATTATTGAGTTTACCGGTTACGTTACATATAAAAAGTATCCACATCCCTTAAGAAAAATAAAATATTTTGACAAATAAAATAATAAAATTATTTTTTTTTGGCAAATAATTTCAGGCTATCGGCAACTACTATTTCTGACATCTATAAAGCACATTGGGAGATCGAATTGTTCTTTAAAACCATAAAAAATCTGAAAATTAAAAGCTTCATGGGTACTTCTAAAAATGTTGTATTAACTCAACTCTGGATTGCTATATTTGTATTCTTAACTGTACAACAGTAGTAAAAAATATACAATAATTTAATTAAATGTCAAGACTTTTTTCCCAAGGTGCCCCCGTAGACATTGACTCATAAATAAAGTAAGTTTAGAGGAATTGAACTTTTTCATAAATTAGTCGTTGCCTCAAAAAAATCGTCTTTTTAACGGGCAAGTTCATATAACTTCTGCCTGCTGTATTCTGCTATATCTCCTTTAAATATCTTAAATCTGTATCCCGGGCAAAAGGCAACATGATACTTGCATTCATAAATCGTACGTGTTCACTTTTTATATTTACTTGTTTATACTGTACCTCCTACGTGCAGCCTTTCAGAGTAAGTACAGTATAATAAAATTAATGAAGCGGTTAAGCCATTTGATCGGACATTACCGGATGTAGTAGATCTTTTTAATGAACTAAAAAGGGATGGCTGAATTATTCCTGCACAAATACTTTAGCCATGAAATACTAATGACTTGGGTTGCATTTTATTTTGAGGCAATACATAATTTTAATAGTGATTCGTAAGTATGAATTAAGCTTGCCTGTCTGTAAAAAAATGTTATTTTATAAACAGATATCATGGTAATAAAGAGAAACTTATGAAAAAAAATAACAATGCCGGAGTTAATACATCCCGTATAAAATTTTGTGACTTAAGGTGCCCCTATGCATCTCTTCCCAAACATGACGATATTGACGGTTCAGGAAGCTGCAGGACATTTTCTGCAATTTACTGTGAATTGCTTAAGGAGTATGTTACCAAGAATGCCCCATGTTCTGCTGTTTTCGGAAAGAGGCGTCCAAAGTCAAAATGGTAGTATCTATTTGAATCTTTCAACGTCAATATTGTAAATGTTTATTTTGTATCCGATCTTTCTTTCAGTAGTGCCGAGAAGCCTGGCTGCTTTTGCCCTGTTGCCTTTTGTTGTTTTCAGTGCGTCCTGTATCAATTCTTTTTCGTATGAAGCAACAGAATCAGCAAGGGAAAGCTTAGGCACAGTGTTGCTACTTTCAGCTGTCTGCAGGCTTGGCGGCAGGTGGTAGCTGTGAATTACTCTGTCTTCACAGAGAAGCACAGCCCTTTCAATGCAGTTTTCCAGCTCTCTTACATTTCCGGGCCAGTGATATCTCATCAGCATGTCAATAGCAGGAGTTGAGATTCGTTTTATTACTTTGCGATGTTTTCTGCCGTATTTAAGCATAAAATGATCTGCAAGAAGAAGAATATCGGTTTTTCTGTCACGAAGAGGAGGAAGATAAATTGAAAAGACATTTAACCTGTAGTAGAGATCTTCTCTGAAAAGCCCTTCTGCAATCATCTCTTCCAGATCAGCATTTGTTGCAGCTATTATCCTGGCATCTGTATGAACCGTTTTTGTGCCTCCTACCCGCTCAAATTCCTGTTTTTGAAGAACCCTCAGCAGCTTGACCTGTGTTGGAAGAGAAAGGTCTCCGATCTCATCAAGGAAAATCGTACCGGAATCTGCAAGCTCAAACCTGCCTTTTTTTAATTCAGCAGCCCCTGTAAAAGCGCCTTTTTCATATCCGAAGAATTCAGATTCAATTAGTGTTTCCGGAACAGCTGCACAGTTTACTTTTATAAAGGGTTTGTCACTCCTCAGGGAATTATAATGTACTGCTTCTGCAATCAACTCCTTTCCTGTTCCTGATTCACCCCATAGAAGAACTGTTGTGTCTGTACGTGTTATACGTGCTACTTGTTCATATACATCCCGCATTTCATGGCTGTTTCCGATGATGTTGCTGAAATTGTATTCCTGGTGGAGTTTTTGTTTGATAAGCACATTTTCGTCAATCAGTTTTTCTCTTTCCGATTCAATAACGTGGCACACACGGATGGGCTGGAGAAGTGCGGATGCAACGAGGGTAAAGAATTTAAGAGTACTTTCGTAATCCCTTCTAGCGTAATATGGCAGAGTAACAACAAGAAGGCCCAGGGTTCTGTAATCAAGGGTAATCGGTATGGCGAGAAAGGTCTCATCCTTTTCCAGGGAAGATTCCCGTAATTTCATGATTTTTGATATGGAGCTTTCTTTAAGTGACTGTGGAATAACAACAGGTTTTCCCGATTCCGCTATCTGTCCGAGAAGATTGTCCTTAAAAGGAAATACTTTTTCTTCAATGATATTTGAAAATCCAATTGATCCGCCTGTAGCAATTGTTTTTTTTGTGTTATCACATAAAAATACAACTCCGGATTTTATGCCGTAAGAGTGCTTCAGGATTCTTAGAGAAGCCATCAACGCCTCTTTTAAGTTAAGCGTCCTTGAAAGTGCCTGATTAATTTCAATGAGTACGCTTAACTTTTTTATAGTCTTTGATTGAGATTGAAGTTGAGCCATGGAATTATCCTACAGAAATGTAATTATCTTTTCCGTAAGGTACAAAAATGTATGAAATAATACAAGTACAATTATCCGGCAGACAAGAAAATAGTTGAGAGAAATCCATTATTTTTAAACTCTTACAGAGAATAGCAAATTCCTGTGAAATGTTGACTATAGTCAAAACATACGAAAATGTTATAGTCCGAATATAAACATACGAAATTGTATGAAATTACGATGGGGATAGTATGACCCGCATCATTGTCTGAATAATTATAATATCAATAAAAACAATATGATACGGATTGATGGAGTGCAATCTCATCTGGATAAAATTATAGTGGCACTATAGTTGCCATTAAAAAGTTATTATTTTAATAAGCGAACCTAAACAAATGTGGAGGTAGTTGTGCCGGAAGATGTTATTTTAAAAGAGATTAAAGATGGCGGGATTGAATTTGTTTATCTTCTTTTTACTGACATAAACGGTCTTACAAAGAAGGTGACAATACCATCAGCGAAAGTGGAAAGTGCACTTAAAGATGGAGTGTGGTTTGACGGGTCTTCAATTGACGGTTTTGCGCGAATATGTGAATCTGACATGCATTTAAAGCCGGATACATCAACATTTTCAATTTTACCATGGACTGAAAATAACGGAAAGAGTGCTCAGATAATTTGTGATGTATATTTGCCTGATGGGTCCCCTTTTCAGGGCGATCCTAGGGGTGTATTAAAAAGGCTTGTAAAGAAAGCTGCAAATATAGGCTACAAATATCTTGTAGGGCCTGAGATTGAATTTTTTCTTCTGGACAGAGATGTCCTTCCCGAACTTAAACCCCATGATAGAAAAGGATATTTTGATTTGGGAGTTCACAGCAGAGCTGTTAAGATATGTCAGAATACAATGAAAGATATGGCACGTCTCGGGTACAAATGTGAAACTTATCATCATGAAGTAAGTCAGGGCCAGCATGAAATAGGGCTGGAATACGGGCCTGCAGTAAATATTGCAGATGGTATCATTACTTTAAAACATGTTTTACGAAGTCAGGCAAGAACTGAAGGATTTAAAGTTACTTTTATGCCAAAGCCCATATCCGGAATAAACGGCAGCGGCATGCATGTACATCAAAGCCTGAGCGATATGTCCGATAATAATATTTTTTATGACCCTGAGGATACATACAATATGTCGCAGCTTGGGTACCATTTTCTGGCAGGCCAAATTGAACATGCAAGAGCCCTTGCTGCTATTGTTGCCCCTACTGTAAATTCCTATAAGCGGCTTGTACCGGGTTTCGAGGCGCCGGTTTATATATGCTGGGGAAGAGTAAACAGATCTGCGTTAATCAGAATACCAATGGTTACAAAACGTAATGCAAAGAATGGCGCCAGAATGGAATTGAGATGTCCTGATCCGTCTGCGAATCCGTATCTTGCATTTGCTGCAATGCTTGCTGCTGGACTGGAAGGAATTGAGAAAAAGATGGAGCCGCCTAAAGCCATGGAAGAAAATGTTTACGGATTTAGCAATGATAAATTAAAAGAGATGAATATTTCCACACTTCCATCCACAATCAGAAGTGCTGTAGCAGCCTTGGAACAGGATGAGTTACTGTTTAATGCATTCGGCGAAAATCTTATGAAGCATTTTATTGCTGCTAAGAAGCAGGAGTGGAAGGAATTTTTATTGAGAGTTACGCCATGGGAAGTTGAACGATATCTATAGAAAAGTAAAATACTTGTATAACCGGCTGGAATTATTTTGGATTGATTCCGGCCGGTTTTTGTTATTGGTACTGTCTCTCAAATAAGCATGTTAAAGTTGCTGAATATCGTAATATCCTAATTAATAATAAGTTATGTAGGCTTTACCGGTCACAATTTCAATGGTATGGAATTTGCCTGTTAATAGATAGTATCCAAATTACTTTGTGGGAGATTCTTTTATGGTATTAAAAACGGCAGGTAAGAAAGATATCACTGTTATTTCTTTAATTTCTTTGATAGTTTTTTTCTTGATTTCTATGAAGATATTTGCAGCCGGAGTAAATGATCTTAAAATAATATCAAAAAAAGTATTAGATACTTCCGGTTTCAGTTGTGATCTTGCAATGGATCCCAGAAACGGAAATCTGCACGTTCTGTGGGTTTCAAACGGAGATATTAAACATATTGTAAGGTATTTTTCAGGAAGCTGGGGAAATATTGAAACAATAGACGACGGAGGCAGAACTGTTTACGGTCAGGAAGAGGCTGATGCCGCAAGAAAATGCGCAGCAATTGACGTAGATAATACAGGGAAATGCCACATAGTGTTTGCATCAGCAGGCGGAGACATTTACTATTTGAACGGAAAAGCAGGCTCGTGGTCGGAACCGAAAAGAATTGTAAGCAAGGGGCCCTATTCAATTTTTACGGACATAGTATGGTCGTCCGGAAATCTGTATGTTGTATACGAAGACAGCGATCCTGATAAGATTTATTCGGTTATTTGTAAGAATGGGAAATGGGGTAATCCTGAAATGCTGGAAAGCGGTGAGTACTCTGAATTAAGCAAAGGAGAGGACGGAACTGTCTATTTTCTCTGCAGAGGCACTAATTCAATGCAGCATAATGCAAAATTCGGAAGAATTGTACCTGGAGAGGATAAGTGGATAATAAATAAGAATGTCACAGATGCTCCGAGACGCCTGGGGCATGGCCCGGGAATGGCAATCGGAGAAAATAAAATTTACATTGCATGGAACAGCAGTACAGGAGAAGAATTTTCCGATAAGAAGACAGAACTTTACTGTGCTGTTGCAGATATTCCAGGAGATAAATGGGAATCAAAACTTGGAGGCCCTGTTCCCATATATTATGAAAATACAGGTGATCCGCATACAAGGGTTGCAATTTTCTCTGACGGTCTTATTCTGTATATGAACGGAGCGAGGAAGGAACGCTTTGCTGTGTGGGATGGTAATGAATGGAGCCAGACCAGAAATGCTCCGTGGAATGACGGAATCAACTACTCAACAAAAATGTACCTTGAGCTGGCAAATGACGGGAGAACAGTGTGGGTGGCATCATCTTCTGCAGGCAGATCTAACAGAGAAGTTGCAGTAAGCGCAATTGTTAACCCAAATGCTTCTTCGAGATTTGAAAATCTTACGAATGATGCTGAAAAATTGTCCATAATTTCCAAAACAGTCCTGGATGAAAACGGATACAGCGGAAGAGTTGCAATTAATCCCAGAGACGGCAGTGTACATGTAATCTATGTAAATGACGGGGATATTTACC
This genomic stretch from bacterium harbors:
- a CDS encoding DUF4372 domain-containing protein, with product MRKLNCWTQFVHLFFAQLSGRNSLRNTIQGNKI
- a CDS encoding transposase → MANNFRLSATTISDIYKAHWEIELFFKTIKNLKIKSFMGTSKNVVLTQLWIAIFVFLTVQQ
- a CDS encoding transposase produces the protein MYECKYHVAFCPGYRFKIFKGDIAEYSRQKLYELAR
- a CDS encoding sigma 54-interacting transcriptional regulator, with product MAQLQSQSKTIKKLSVLIEINQALSRTLNLKEALMASLRILKHSYGIKSGVVFLCDNTKKTIATGGSIGFSNIIEEKVFPFKDNLLGQIAESGKPVVIPQSLKESSISKIMKLRESSLEKDETFLAIPITLDYRTLGLLVVTLPYYARRDYESTLKFFTLVASALLQPIRVCHVIESEREKLIDENVLIKQKLHQEYNFSNIIGNSHEMRDVYEQVARITRTDTTVLLWGESGTGKELIAEAVHYNSLRSDKPFIKVNCAAVPETLIESEFFGYEKGAFTGAAELKKGRFELADSGTIFLDEIGDLSLPTQVKLLRVLQKQEFERVGGTKTVHTDARIIAATNADLEEMIAEGLFREDLYYRLNVFSIYLPPLRDRKTDILLLADHFMLKYGRKHRKVIKRISTPAIDMLMRYHWPGNVRELENCIERAVLLCEDRVIHSYHLPPSLQTAESSNTVPKLSLADSVASYEKELIQDALKTTKGNRAKAARLLGTTERKIGYKINIYNIDVERFK
- the glnA gene encoding type I glutamate--ammonia ligase; amino-acid sequence: MEVVVPEDVILKEIKDGGIEFVYLLFTDINGLTKKVTIPSAKVESALKDGVWFDGSSIDGFARICESDMHLKPDTSTFSILPWTENNGKSAQIICDVYLPDGSPFQGDPRGVLKRLVKKAANIGYKYLVGPEIEFFLLDRDVLPELKPHDRKGYFDLGVHSRAVKICQNTMKDMARLGYKCETYHHEVSQGQHEIGLEYGPAVNIADGIITLKHVLRSQARTEGFKVTFMPKPISGINGSGMHVHQSLSDMSDNNIFYDPEDTYNMSQLGYHFLAGQIEHARALAAIVAPTVNSYKRLVPGFEAPVYICWGRVNRSALIRIPMVTKRNAKNGARMELRCPDPSANPYLAFAAMLAAGLEGIEKKMEPPKAMEENVYGFSNDKLKEMNISTLPSTIRSAVAALEQDELLFNAFGENLMKHFIAAKKQEWKEFLLRVTPWEVERYL